Below is a window of Ischnura elegans chromosome 1, ioIscEleg1.1, whole genome shotgun sequence DNA.
gaaaccatggttggtttaaataaaattgtgtggaaacagacaagtggttttactgtCTATTGAAGTAGGGGGAGTTTTTTTGGAAGTTCCACTTGAGGAGACTCTTGAAACTTAAATGGAAGTTCgccatttatataaatatttgaagtttAAGACGTCAGTCAGTGGCATATTCACCGATATTTGTGATGGCGGCCTGACATCACAGCATGACAGAAGAGTATCCCATTGCTTTGTTATGGAACGCTGATGGTGTACCAGTATTTAAAAGTTCAAATTCCCAAATTTGACCCGTTTTGTCCAGCATAGCAAGCTTGCCACAGAATATTAGGGAGCAAAATGTGTGCATTGCAGGTCTTCGGTTTGGTTATAAAACACCAGTCATGAATACCTTCCTTCAATCCTTAGTGAATTCCCCCCGAAATCTGGGAAAAGGTTTGAAGTGGCATCATCCTGAAAATCTCCATGTGATAAACACTGAAGTGAGTGCACTGTGGACGCTCGGGCTCGCAGCGATATACAAGGGATGGTTTCTTGCAATGGGAGATATGGCTGCTCTTTTTGTGAGCATGAAGGGGAGGTAGTTGCTATAGAAAAAGCACATGAGGTAATACATCCCATTGTTATCCCTCCACCTTCAttgataaattgaaagaaaatgataaCGCAGGCAAAAGTTGCTGTGGAGACTGGTGTGAGCAAGAATGGTGTTATTCGCCTAACAGAGTATTGATCCTTCTTCATAGTTTATTCCGGATTATATGCTTTGTGGCCGAAGGAGTAGTTCGCCAATTCTTTCGGCCGTGGTTTGATAGCATCACCGGGAAGCATGGTGCATTGGGAAAAGGAAAGGTTATGTTGATAAGATTCTTTTGAGCAACAGGCCACCTAATGACGTTTGGCGTACACCTTGCAGTGTATCAGGCCAAGGAATCAGTAATGGCGCGACGGGGTAGGCTGTTTCAAATCGGAAGAAGTTCGCAAGTCGGGTTTCAAGAGGGCGCATGGGGTCTAGGCAGATGGACACGTAGTACTCCTCTTTGTATGGTAGGTGTCGACACTGACGCCGGAGGCGAGGTTCACAGGCGCATGAGGGGAAGTTCACATGCGCATGAGGGGAGGGAGTATCAGGTATCAGTCCCGTCGACTCTGAGAAACGCGATCAGTCCCGTCGACTCTGAGAAACGCGAACGTTCTCACGTGGTCACTTGTGGTCACATGTTCTGGTTTCATGCACGCTTTCGACAATATATCGGCTTTTCATAAAAAGGAAGACGCCGCCATAACATTTTTACGACGCCACGGTGTCATTGCACCTTCTGTGAAGTGCGGTATTTGTGGTGCTCTCTGTCACTTTTCCGAAGATAGACTTCTCTGGCGTTGTCCAGCAACCCACGTGGTTCCGAAAACTAAGaaaaggaaacggtgtaattatCAGGTTTCCGCTTTGAAAGGAACTTTCCTTTCGGGCCTGCATTTTCCACCCTGGAAACTTCTGATCTTCGTCAACCACTGGCTGTCCAAACACTGGGATCACGACGCAATCACAGAGTGTTTGGGCTTCTCAAGAACCACTAGCGTGGATTGGCGGTCCTTTTGCAGCGAAGTTACTGAACACTGGGTAAGAAATCAGTCTCCTATTGGTGGCGAAGGAGTGATAGTGGAGATTGACGAGACCCTCATCGCCAGAAGAAAATATCAGCGAGGGCGCGGTGTTAAACAAATTTGGCTATTCGGTGGGATCGAAAGGcattcaaaaaagaaattcatcGTCCCTTTACCTGAGAAACGTGATCGAGCAAGCTTGGAGCCACTCATTGAAAAGTTCATTCGACGTGGGTCGACGGTTTATAGTGACTGCTGGAAGGGATATTGTAATATCAGAGATCTCGGGTACGTTCACCATACTGTGAACCACAGCGAAAATTTTGTGAACCCCGATAGCCCTGCCGTCCACACGCAAAACATTGAGAGGCTGTGGCGTGACGTGAAGGAGTGGGTGAGGCGTCCCGGGAATCGTTCCGAATATTTGCAACAGTATCTGTCGCGATACTTATTCATCTGTGCCACACCGAAGAATCAGCTACTTCATCAGTTTTTCCTGCAGGCTGCGActttataccccccccccccccccaaccatcCCATGTGGAAGACGCGTCGCCCACTGAAGCCGGAGAACTAACTGCTTAAGGTAAGACAATGTAATATTCTTCGATTTTAGTCGCGTAAGTTGGTGATTAACGGGTAAGGGGGTAGTTTCGGgttcaactggaaaaaaatatccctcgagctgctCCAATCTCGCGAAAGTTGGTGATTAAAGGGTAAGGAGGTAGTTTTGggtggataattaaaaatgtcaataaatgggaaaatattcatttgcgaAAGAAATGACTAGCACCACGTTAATTAGGAGGGTTTATAACATAGAATGACGAAAAAATTTTCCGTGGAATCGGTGGGGGTTGTTTTCTGGACATTTACCCAATTTTTGACCCTCCACATCTTTTGAAGTGTGTCCGGAACTTGTTCTGGGCACATGACTTCATGGTTCCTGTAACTATAGGGGGCAATGTGGTCATGATGAGGGCATCTTGGAGCCATGTGCGGGCGGTATATGATGATGATGGCCAAAATCCATGTGGAAGGTAAGATGCTATTCAAAATGGAATTACTAttgtttatcatttaaatttgcaGCTGTTTTGCTTGGTGTCATTTCACATTAATTTCTTGTGATTTTCAGATTATTTAAGCTCACGGAAAACCATTTGAGCCCAGAGGGCTATTTGAAAATGAGGGTTTTCCTTGCGGCCCCAGTTTTCAGCCTCCATGTTAGCCGGGGAGTCGGGGCTTTAGTTGGTAGAGGTAGGTTCATTCATCAGCTCTCATATAATATTGGATCAAGATTATATTCGCGATCTCATTCTGTCCCTTTATCTGCAGCTGTTTTACCAACTGCTGCACTGGGGACAGCAGAGCTGCTGCTCCTGATGAACAACCTCTTCGATTCCATGAATGGAGATAAGGCGGGAGCGAAGAGGATTGGGAGCAGTAGCATGCACCGGGTGCCAATGACAGCCAGAAGCCACCATTTGGAAACATTCCGGCTCATGGAGGAGAAAATCAGGGCACTAAAAATGTTCAAGGGCCGTGGGGTTGCTGGAGACCACATCCCTCCCAAATGGCGGCCCAAATATAAGGGGAAGAAAGTGCCTCCTCCCAATGCGATTTCAGGACCTCCCCCTTCTATAATGGGGTGGATAGCTACCCTTAGGGGAATTAGTATGTTATGGGAGCGGGTGGGAAGCAGGTACGGCCATATGAACACTCGAAGTTTGAATCAGAATCCCATTGAAAACTTATTCAACCTATTTAGACAAAATTGTGGGTGCAATCGCACTCCAAATGCATATCAATTTGTCTCAGCCTTGAAGACTGCTGTCATCAATGGATTGGTTATCACAAATTCACGTGGTAACTGTGAAATTGATGACTGCAGCTCTTTGAGAGGGTTGAATGAGCTTTTCAGTGGAGATAATGAGGATAGCTCTTCCCTATTGCATGAAGAATATGCTCTAGGATTGATTCCTGTGGCCAATAGAACATCACCTAAAATGGTGAAGTTGTCTGCCAAAGAAATGCAATCAGTTGCAGTCGTTGCACAACACGTGGCAAGGACAGTTCTGAAGGACAACACATGTAACTTGTGCTCTTCATGCCTTCTCACAGACAATCCAGATCCATGTAATCTctttcctgagatgcagaggggaGACCATGAACCTTCTCAGTGTCCCACTGAGGAGTTAGTGGTCGCCATCGGGGAGGGGATTACATGGTTGCTGGAGGAATTGCCTGTGAGAGGCCATGAAGAGCGACTCTCTCACAAAATGGAAGAGTTGTCCCAAGAAGtcaacttttctttcattttgtatGAGATTCATGGTAAGGCCCTTCAGGCAAATATAGTTAAATGCATTGTAATAGTAggtatagaaaaatatataaggaTAGTAAATAGGGAATAATAGAATAGTTTGAGTAGTTATTTTTAAGGCTTTCATTGCGTTATCAGTGCATGTCTGTTTAATGTTTATAGGAATGTATTTTGTGACTTTCATATTAGCATGTAGTGTTTCACTTTGaggtgtaaaattatttttttaatggaaaatgtcaTTAATATCTAAACTTGATTACATACTTGTATAATTACAGTTTTATTAGATCCATAGTGTCTCTCttctagtgtttttttttgctatattttgtttttgctagGGGGAGGTCCTGAAGTGATTagggatttatttttaatgtataacctgTGCTTGTATCACTGCCTGAATCATTTGATGCCATTCCCTTACTAATTGGACAACTACTCTGTTTTCTTGCCCTGtgggatgtggtcttaaaggggcataggattttttttgctataatgctTACCCTGTGCTTGTATCACTGCCTGAATCATTAGATGCAATCCCTTTGCTATTGTCACAACTTACTTTGTGTTCTTTCCCTGtgggatgtggtcttaaagggaAATTGTACATTTTACTATAATGCTTGCCCTGTGCTTGTATCACTGCCTGAATCATTTGATGCCATTTCCTTACTAATTGGACAACTACTAGGTTGGGACAAGTCAGGAAAGTCAGGAAAGTCAGGAAATAgtcaggaaaaaaagttttggtcAGGAAAATCAGGAAATCGTCAGGATGAGCGCCCGAAGAGTCAGGATGGATCGGATTGTGTGCCTTTTGCTGTGCCGCCGGCCACCGCACGCCGCACTGGCGGCAAGCGACAGCCGCAAGATGAGCCGAGAACGCCCGCGCCGCGCTGTCTCAccgcctcccttcccctcgtgCTAACCCGTGCCGAACTGGGCTGCCGCCTTCACCGCCGAAGCAAGGAGTGCTGGCGTCGCTCTGCCTGCCGCTGCATGGCAaggttctcgcatgtgttctagcaattcaccgctttacacgacgcaattttgattgcgccttcgcacgtacgtcagactgcgcaattccgtgtaccgtgtaaaacggcctttagacactcttaaccctctcatgcatgcatgcatgcatgaaatcctttggagtaatcaaaaaataaaataaacatgtgacgAGTGCAAAAAGTGAAAAGGGTTGAAATTTTACATCGCTTGCTGCAGCGGTTCCAATTAGGCAAAcgtttagcaaataatttagactattgaaaaggaaccaacttcaatattgagctcagagagaattcagaagagtcaaagcatttttagaaaatttctagaaaacattcagcaatgtgagtcacttaaaaataacgatcattgattataaaataaattttgaaattaccgaTTGCTAATTCAGATGCACTATAATTGAATTCATATGCCTACTTTTAAAGCTCCTCTCGATCACCCGTCAGGTATGCTATcagctaaataaaactaaaacacatATATGCATATGCTTTTCACTAAGGATGACCATGTCATTGCAAAACGCTATTTTCTCACCATGCGTCTTGTCGTTCATTATCATGCTctggaaaaattagttgataattGAGAATAGAGAAAAGTATAAAGTCTGAACGCAATGAAGATTACCAATAAATCTGGAGCAAAGTATCAATACCTGAATTAATGACTTTTGATCGGATAACCAGGCTaaaatctcaaaagtaaaaagaatccTTCACTTGGAAGAGGTTCTGATTCAATACAGTTGCAAGTACATAtgacgtgaaaagaaaaaaaattgaaacggtttATCCTAATTTACCTTAGAAGTTTAGCAAGACTACCAATTTATAGCTTGTTCGAGTGAAggaataattaccataaaaaatataggtttctaTCATGCGATTTACGATCTTTCCCGTGatgcctgagaaatatttttaatgcgctaaaatatttttgaacttcaattaTCACATGTTATGGGTTATTCTGCTCAGCCATTGCCTGGAAAATTGCTCTGTATTATTTAATGgcgtacaaaataataaaattacaactagTTTTTAGTCTCACGTCTAGAAATGAGGTTGAATGATTTCTTACAATGGGGATACAGTGGAGGTCATGCCTTTCGGGTTGatgatgtaaaaacataattgtcTTTGCACGAATAAGTATGTTAGGTAATTTAtctcaaaagtggaaaaaaatctagcttATCACATGTGATAGGAGCATCGCAAATCTTGTACATCACTTCTttggtatatatacatattaattttgaccgattcactttcagcgatatttttttaacgtgtgaGGGGTATTAAGAGGTTGTTGGTGCCGATTTgtatatccatgaaataaaagGATTCCTAAATTCAAGTGCCCACGTGTAGTATGAGACGtttcgtccagctttcttcgtttctgACAGTTTGAGCACGTCGCCACTGTATAGCGGGAGGCCGGCATACACGGCAGTGTAACGCGCTCTTCTTccacaaaaagtcattttatcatttgtggactACTGAGACCATTAACGGAGAAAGCGCAGGAAATATTGACTACATTGTGTTGAACGCATGGCGACGCAGCGTCTCAGGAACCTTAAATGAATTCTGTACTACCATACGACAATGCAATAGCAAAGTTGCATTGGGTCGTCTGTGACATAGTAGCGGCTTGGTAGGCTCATGCGCAGAAGCGAGTGAGGCAACCTTAGGCTCTAAACCTTGGCTCCACGGTCGCTCCTTTTCCGCGCCTTTCCCCCCACACCCCCCGCCATCCCACGCGCTCCCCGGGTCTACGCCCGCGGCGGGTCAACAATAACAGTGCGACGGTGACGAGTCCGGACGAGTCGGTGTGCCTGGAGAGCAGCGGAGGTTGCGTTTTCTTCATTGAAGGTAGGCTGTCACGAATATTAGCAAACTCACTGTCGTGTTATTTTATCCACTCCATTCGACTATTCATTGAAACTTAATGGTGCTGTAGTTCAAAATGagattgtattattttcagaccCGAATGCTGAGGCCCATTTCGTCTCTAGTCATGGTCGGGGGAAAGCAGACGTATTGGAACGAGGATTGGTCAAAGGAGCTTCATTTCAGCTGCTTCTCACCAAAGACTTCGACTGCATTAAAGCATGGATTGCCAGAAGGAAAACCAACATCTTTCTACTGCTCGGTGTGCTGCAAGACGAATCAACTCGGCAACATGGGTCGCGGTGCCCTGACTAAACACCTGTCATCAACCCACCACAATACTGCCGTCGAGAACAAGAAGAGCTGTTACGggatcaagatattttgtttgccTTCCGCTAAGAAGGTAAGTGATGgtgagttatttgtaaaatcttcggGGTTTTCTGGTTCTCTACCCCAGCCTGATTTTTGTAGGTGACTACAGCAACTCCCTCTACCTCTACATCCGCGTCGGTGAACCCCACGGCGGCGGCACCTGGTTCCTCAGCATCGGGTGGGACTGCAGAAGACCCTCGGGACGATCCCGATGACCCCACACCAGCTTCACCTGCCTGCACATGTTCATGCCCATGTGCGCGATGTACCAACGAAGTTATCGCCGTCCCGAAGACTGCTGGTTTGCAAGGTCTTAACACCTGGTTAATGAAGCAAGATACTACCAAAGCTGAGATTTTGTGGTGTATCTATTGTGTAACGAGCCATACTTCTTTGTCTTCTGGGGGCAAGGCAGTGCAGTTATTTCCCACAATGTTCCCAGATAGTATGATTGCTGCAAAAATGGAATTGGGTCGGAACAAAATCGCCTATTCACTTGTACATGGTTTAGCCCCACATTTCCATGATGTTATCACATCTAAGTTAACCAAACTGGATTTTGTGGTAGTTTTATTTGACGAGAGTCTCAATAAGTGTAGCCAGAAGACTCAAATGGATcttgccattaaattttggtgtgatGATCAAAATGAAACGGTGACGAAATATTATGATTCAGTGTTCCTGGGTCGCTCAAGGGCGACTGATCTCATATCGGCATACTGCACAGCAATTCCTAGAAGTGTGCAGTCTCATGTGCTTATGGTTGGCATGGATGGCCCGAATGTTAATGTCAAGTTCCTGAAAGATCTCCagatttatatgaaaacagaGTTTGGTGAGGATGAGCCACTGCTGCTGCTCATGGGGTCCTGTGGTTTgcacgtagttcataattccttcAAAGAGGGGGTTAGTAAGTGTGGCTGGAATATTGTCATGTTTCTCAGGGCCttatacaatatatttaagaatgtgCCTGCCCGTCGCAGTAAGTATACAGAGTGGACAGGCTCTACTACTTTCCCAAATAAGTATTGTGCAGTGAGGTGGTTGAATAATGCACCTGGTGCCgataattgcatcaaaatattgccaaacgtaaaaacttttattgaaaaagtgagaactggacctgaagaggataaaataaaatctgccGGCTTCTTGTATGTTGCAAAAGCTGTTGAAGATAAGATGTTGGGGCCTAAGTTAGCCTTCTTCTCATATGTTGCAAGACTTGTTGAGCCATTCTTGACTACTTATCAAACCAATGACCCAATGGCGCCGTTCTTGCACACGGACCTGTCGAACTTAGTGTCGAACCTGCTTAGACATTTTGTCAAGAATGATTATGTAAATCGAAAGTCAGATGTATGTAAAGTTGACATTACCAATGAAGacaatctgattcctgtgaagaacttcaattttagtttttctgtaaAGGACGCTCTCAAAAAAGTAcaa
It encodes the following:
- the LOC124168346 gene encoding uncharacterized protein LOC124168346 isoform X1, whose amino-acid sequence is MRLYYFQTRMLRPISSLVMVGGKQTYWNEDWSKELHFSCFSPKTSTALKHGLPEGKPTSFYCSVCCKTNQLGNMGRGALTKHLSSTHHNTAVENKKSCYGIKIFCLPSAKKVTTATPSTSTSASVNPTAAAPGSSASGGTAEDPRDDPDDPTPASPACTCSCPCARCTNEVIAVPKTAGLQGLNTWLMKQDTTKAEILWCIYCVTSHTSLSSGGKAVQLFPTMFPDSMIAAKMELGRNKIAYSLVHGLAPHFHDVITSKLTKLDFVVVLFDESLNKCSQKTQMDLAIKFWCDDQNETVTKYYDSVFLGRSRATDLISAYCTAIPRSVQSHVLMVGMDGPNVNVKFLKDLQIYMKTEFGEDEPLLLLMGSCGLHVVHNSFKEGVSKCGWNIVMFLRALYNIFKNVPARRSKYTEWTGSTTFPNKYCAVRWLNNAPGADNCIKILPNVKTFIEKVRTGPEEDKIKSAGFLYVAKAVEDKMLGPKLAFFSYVARLVEPFLTTYQTNDPMAPFLHTDLSNLVSNLLRHFVKNDYVNRKSDVCKVDITNEDNLIPVKNFNFSFSVKDALKKVQVSTPEMLKFKEECVLLLKAMVSKILEKAPLNYKLCRAITFCDPELISHSKTAVSTRLNGFLEQLHSRNWLPASECDTILSDFKVLCDKQVFANACQEYDRQRQRLDHFWRGIWDRYKCSDGLVKVIKMALIISHGQAFIERGFSINKEIIVENQLDMS
- the LOC124168346 gene encoding uncharacterized protein LOC124168346 isoform X2 gives rise to the protein MLRPISSLVMVGGKQTYWNEDWSKELHFSCFSPKTSTALKHGLPEGKPTSFYCSVCCKTNQLGNMGRGALTKHLSSTHHNTAVENKKSCYGIKIFCLPSAKKVTTATPSTSTSASVNPTAAAPGSSASGGTAEDPRDDPDDPTPASPACTCSCPCARCTNEVIAVPKTAGLQGLNTWLMKQDTTKAEILWCIYCVTSHTSLSSGGKAVQLFPTMFPDSMIAAKMELGRNKIAYSLVHGLAPHFHDVITSKLTKLDFVVVLFDESLNKCSQKTQMDLAIKFWCDDQNETVTKYYDSVFLGRSRATDLISAYCTAIPRSVQSHVLMVGMDGPNVNVKFLKDLQIYMKTEFGEDEPLLLLMGSCGLHVVHNSFKEGVSKCGWNIVMFLRALYNIFKNVPARRSKYTEWTGSTTFPNKYCAVRWLNNAPGADNCIKILPNVKTFIEKVRTGPEEDKIKSAGFLYVAKAVEDKMLGPKLAFFSYVARLVEPFLTTYQTNDPMAPFLHTDLSNLVSNLLRHFVKNDYVNRKSDVCKVDITNEDNLIPVKNFNFSFSVKDALKKVQVSTPEMLKFKEECVLLLKAMVSKILEKAPLNYKLCRAITFCDPELISHSKTAVSTRLNGFLEQLHSRNWLPASECDTILSDFKVLCDKQVFANACQEYDRQRQRLDHFWRGIWDRYKCSDGLVKVIKMALIISHGQAFIERGFSINKEIIVENQLDMS